The following proteins are co-located in the Castanea sativa cultivar Marrone di Chiusa Pesio chromosome 8, ASM4071231v1 genome:
- the LOC142607095 gene encoding NAC domain-containing protein 89-like, producing MEGTSSSGEALMIGGVSREVQVSIAASTMFPGFRFSPTDEELISYYLKKKLEGYEQCVEVISEVEMCRHEPWDLPAKSIMQSDNEWFFFSPRGRKYPNGSQSRRATEMGYWKATGKERTVKSGTNAIGTKRTLVFHTGRAPKGERTEWIMHEYCMTGVSQDSLVICRLRKNSEFRLNDSSNRASPSQRITFPTSNGAVSEVGIDQTGLSEGDRAAGSFSDSHSIDQIDSTSESEPKLSTEVTLTKTSSLQKETDFEEDWFADILNDDIIKLDESSLSLVTGKSEVERKDQEPVQAIVSRVVPIQGTANRRIQLRLLETMTSAAEVSESLETGNDNYVVAKDNCPLETGNDNYVVVRDNCPNQDKQPKCLLDILSPKTTNHWRVSVVFVILAFLLALFVSLLGGSKQVKRITYAALYEHFWLRM from the exons atggAAGGAACTTCGAGTTCTGGAGAGGCACTGATGATTGGTGGGGTATCGAGAGAAGTACAGGTCTCGATAGCTGCGTCGACGATGTTTCCTGGGTTCAGGTTTTCTCCGACAGACGAGGAATTGATTTCGTATTACCTGAAGAAGAAGTTGGAAGGTTATGAGCAATGCGTGGAAGTGATTTCAGAGGTTGAGATGTGTAGACACGAGCCTTGGGACTTACCAG CCAAATCAATCATGCAATCAGATAATGAGTGGTTCTTCTTTTCTCCTCGTGGAAGAAAGTATCCAAATGGCTCACAAAGTAGGAGGGCAACTGAAATGGGTTACTGGAAAGCTACAGGAAAAGAACGAACTGTAAAGTCAGGTACCAATGCGATAGGTACGAAGAGGACTTTAGTGTTCCATACAGGTCGTGCTCCAAAAGGGGAAAGGACGGAATGGATTATGCACGAATATTGCATGACTGGGGTTTCTCAG GATTCTTTGGTTATTTGTCGCCTCCGGAAGAACAGTGAGTTCCGTCTAAATGATTCTTCAAACCGAGCTTCTCCAAGCCAAAGGATAACTTTTCCTACTAGTAATGGTGCAGTCTCTGAAGTTGGTATTGACCAGACTGGATTGTCGGAGGGAGACAGGGCAGCTGGTAGTTTTTCTGATTCTCATTCCATTGACCAAATTGATTCAACATCTGAGTCTGAACCGAAACTGTCAACTGAGGTTACTCTGACAAAAACTTCTAGCCTGCAGAAG GAAACTGACTTTGAAGAAGACTGGTTTGCTGATATACTGAACGATGACATTATTAAGCTTGATGAATCTTCCCTGTCACTGGTTACGGGTAAGTCTGAGGTTGAGAGAAAAGATCAAGAACCAGTGCAAGCAATTGTTTCCCGGGTGGTTCCTATACAGGGCACAGCAAATCGGAGAATCCAATTAAGATTGCTAGAAACAATGACCTCTGCTGCAGAGGTATCGGAATCATTGGAAACTGGCAATGACAACTACGTCGTAGCGAAAGATAATTGTCCATTGGAAACTGGCAATGACAACTACGTCGTAGTGAGAGATAATTGTCCAAACCAAGACAAGCAACCAAAATGTCTGTTAGATATACTTTCTCCTAAAACAACCAATCATTGGCGAGTATCtgtagtttttgttattttggctTTTTTGCTAGCTTTGTTTGTGTCTTTGTTGGGAGGATCCAAGCAAGTCAAAAGGATAACATATGCCGCTTTATATGAGCACTTTTGGCTGCGGATGTAA